A window from Marinagarivorans cellulosilyticus encodes these proteins:
- a CDS encoding dihydrofolate reductase — protein MVPIALMVAMASNRCIGQNNALPWHLPEDLKHFKKTTTAKPIIMGRKTFESIGRPLPGRKNIVVTRSNSWGAEGVAVATDLNAAIEIAQDAASTMAAQEIVCIGGAQIYQAMLPLVSRMYLTRVDAVLEGDAFFPPYNENDWMCTSKTKYKSDERNPYDYTFECWDKK, from the coding sequence ATGGTTCCTATTGCATTGATGGTGGCGATGGCTAGCAATCGCTGCATTGGCCAGAATAATGCCTTACCTTGGCATTTACCTGAAGACTTAAAACACTTTAAAAAGACCACTACGGCTAAGCCCATTATTATGGGGCGAAAAACATTTGAATCCATTGGTCGGCCGCTGCCTGGGCGTAAAAATATTGTCGTAACACGTAGCAACAGTTGGGGTGCTGAGGGCGTTGCGGTGGCAACAGATTTAAACGCTGCTATCGAAATTGCTCAAGATGCCGCTAGCACTATGGCGGCACAAGAGATTGTTTGCATTGGCGGCGCACAAATTTATCAAGCAATGCTGCCTCTTGTATCGCGTATGTATTTAACGCGTGTTGATGCTGTACTTGAGGGCGATGCTTTTTTTCCGCCCTATAACGAAAACGATTGGATGTGTACTTCTAAAACGAAATATAAATCTGATGAACGTAATCCGTATGACTATACTTTCGAATGCTGGGATAAAAAATAA
- a CDS encoding thymidylate synthase produces the protein MQQYLELMRHVRDTGVVKSDRTGTGTKSVFGYQMRFDLAKGFPLVTTKKCHLRSIIHELLWFLRGDTNIAYLKENGVRIWDEWADESGNLGPVYGAQWRSWPTIDGGAIDQIAQVIEQIKTKPDSRRLIVSAWNPTFLPDEGQKPSENAAEGKMALPPCHTLFQFYVLDGKLSCQLYQRSADILLGVPFNIASYALLTMMVAQVTNLVVGDFVHTFGDAHLYLNHLEQVDLQLSREPFALPNMKINPDVRDIFAFKFEDFELQNYECHPAISAPIAV, from the coding sequence ATGCAGCAGTATTTAGAGCTAATGCGCCATGTGCGTGATACTGGCGTTGTAAAGTCGGATAGAACCGGTACTGGGACGAAAAGCGTATTTGGCTACCAAATGCGTTTTGACTTGGCTAAAGGTTTCCCGTTGGTAACGACTAAGAAGTGTCATTTAAGGTCGATTATTCATGAATTACTGTGGTTTTTACGCGGCGATACCAATATTGCCTACCTGAAAGAAAATGGCGTGCGAATTTGGGATGAGTGGGCAGATGAGTCTGGCAACTTGGGGCCGGTTTATGGTGCCCAGTGGCGCAGCTGGCCTACGATTGATGGTGGTGCGATAGATCAAATTGCACAGGTCATAGAGCAAATAAAAACAAAGCCTGACTCAAGGCGTTTAATTGTATCCGCTTGGAACCCGACTTTTTTACCGGACGAGGGCCAAAAGCCGAGCGAGAATGCAGCTGAAGGCAAGATGGCCTTGCCGCCTTGCCATACGCTGTTTCAGTTCTATGTACTAGATGGCAAGTTATCGTGCCAGCTGTACCAACGCAGTGCGGATATTCTATTGGGCGTACCTTTTAATATCGCCTCTTACGCTTTGTTAACAATGATGGTAGCGCAGGTAACAAACTTGGTTGTTGGTGATTTTGTCCACACATTCGGTGATGCGCACTTGTATTTAAATCATCTAGAGCAAGTGGATTTACAGTTAAGTCGGGAACCTTTTGCCTTGCCTAACATGAAAATAAATCCCGATGTGCGTGATATTTTTGCTTTTAAGTTTGAAGATTTTGAGCTTCAAAATTACGAGTGCCACCCTGCTATATCTGCCCCTATTGCGGTGTAA
- the lgt gene encoding prolipoprotein diacylglyceryl transferase: MLTYPEFDPVAFTVFESLTVFGNTFGPLQVHWYGLMYLFGFAACWALGMYRSRKPHYVVHARQMDDLLFYVAMGVVLGARVGYVIFYQFSEFMADPAMIFRVWDGGMSFHGGLLGVITATLMYCRKVNQNFFDVIDFFAPFVPIALGLGRLGNFIGGELYGRATDLPWAMVFPKDPEQLARHPSQLYQMFFEGAVLFAILFWFSRKPRPRAAVSALFVLLYGCVRFGVEFVRQPDAHITFLLFGWMTRGQILCIPMLLIGGGVFIWAMKRQKYGPGKELDSEQASAEKG, translated from the coding sequence ATGCTCACTTATCCAGAATTTGATCCAGTAGCCTTTACGGTTTTTGAATCGCTTACTGTTTTTGGTAATACGTTTGGTCCATTGCAGGTGCATTGGTATGGATTGATGTATTTATTTGGTTTTGCTGCTTGCTGGGCCTTGGGGATGTACCGTTCGCGCAAACCGCATTACGTTGTGCACGCCCGTCAAATGGATGATCTTCTGTTTTACGTGGCTATGGGGGTGGTACTGGGCGCTCGCGTTGGTTATGTCATTTTTTACCAGTTTTCTGAATTTATGGCGGACCCAGCGATGATTTTCCGCGTTTGGGATGGCGGCATGTCGTTCCATGGCGGCTTGCTGGGGGTGATCACAGCCACCTTGATGTATTGCCGTAAAGTGAATCAAAACTTTTTCGATGTTATCGACTTCTTCGCGCCTTTTGTGCCAATCGCGCTAGGCCTTGGCCGTTTGGGTAACTTTATTGGTGGAGAGCTTTATGGCCGGGCAACCGATTTGCCTTGGGCTATGGTCTTCCCCAAAGACCCAGAGCAACTGGCTCGGCACCCATCACAGCTTTATCAGATGTTTTTTGAGGGCGCGGTGTTGTTTGCTATTTTGTTTTGGTTCTCAAGAAAGCCTCGTCCGCGCGCGGCTGTCAGTGCGCTCTTTGTACTTTTATACGGCTGCGTACGTTTTGGTGTGGAGTTTGTTCGCCAGCCCGATGCGCATATTACTTTTTTACTGTTTGGCTGGATGACGCGAGGCCAAATACTGTGCATCCCGATGTTGTTGATTGGTGGTGGCGTGTTTATTTGGGCGATGAAGCGACAAAAGTACGGTCCAGGCAAAGAATTAGATAGCGAGCAAGCCTCGGCAGAGAAGGGTTAA